The following coding sequences are from one Paenibacillus sp. JDR-2 window:
- the gltB gene encoding glutamate synthase large subunit → MKEKIFGLPPKQGLYDPRYEKDACGMGFVANIKGRKSHTVIRQALTLLENMEHRGGQGSEPNTGDGAGILIQIPHDFFARELKKIEIDLPQEGEYAVGLLFMPHDEAIRSSFERELESIIREEGQSLIGWRTVPTNDSKLGQSALSVKPFVRQVFIAKNPGIQDELSFERKLYVIRKRAEIAIRFGGKEGGEMFYFTSLSSKKIVYKGMLTTEQVRSFYQELNDEAVVSAMALVHSRFSTNTFPSWERAHPFHYLIHNGEINTLRGNINWMHARQTLFETELFGEDMEKVKPVISPDGSDTAMFDNALEFLHLSGRSLPHVAMMMVPEPWSNHESMDDKKKAFYEYHSTLMEPWDGPAAMAITNGTQICAYLDRNGLRPARYYVTKDDHIILGSEAGTVEIAPEEIAYKDRLRPGRMLVVDTKEGRIISDEEVKAQIAAEQPYREWLDEHLVDLEALPDAPELPELDHATVQQRQQAFGYTFEDVRKVLEPMASSGQEPIASMGYDAPLAVLSERPQRLFNYFKQLFAQVTNPPIDAIREEIVTSVSTTIGPERNLLKPEPESARHIKLDTPILSNEEFAKLRHVRRPGFKSITLPIFFPAAEGEEGLRAALKLMCDAADRVIDKGHNILILSDRGIDKDNAAIPSLLAVAALHHHLIRQGTRTKVAILLESGDPREVHHFALLLGYGVNAVNPYLAFETLDDMIRQGMLSNIKHEKAVKNFIKAATKGVVKVLSKMGISTIQSYRGAQIFEALGLQEELINEYFTWTPSRIGGIGLDIIAQEALKPHNKAYADQEGGEKELDSGGDYQWRKDGEDHLFSPQTIHTLQMASRKNDYKLYKKFSNMVQGEDKKHMMLRSLLRFKDGRQSVPIEEVEPVESIFKRFKTGAMSFGSISKEAHESLAIAMNRIGGKSNTGEGGEDPARFIPDANGDSRRSAIKQVASGRFGVTSNYLVNADEIQIKMAQGAKPGEGGQLPGRKVYPWVAEVRGSTPGVGLISPPPHHDIYSIEDLAELIHDLKNANPRARINVKLVSEVGVGTIAAGVAKARADVIMVSGYDGGTGASPMNSIRHAGLPWELGLAETHQTLMLNNLRDRVVIETDGKMMNGRDVAIAILLGAEEYGFSTAPLVVLGCVMMRVCQLDTCPVGVATQNPELRAKFMGDPSHVVNYLHFIAQELREIMAELGFRTIQEMVGRVDILESKNLVDHYKAKGIDLSLLLHTPDVPQDAARHNVQEQNHGLELSLDMQELVPGAQAALESGERVRGTFPICNTNRVVGTILGSEVTRRYGAKGLPEDTISYHFVGSAGQSFGAFVPKGITLSLEGDSNDYVGKGLSGGKIIVAPSPKATFVAEENVIIGNTALYGATDGEAYIRGTAGERFAVRNSGVKVVVEGVGDHGCEYMTGGRVVVLGGTGRNFAAGMSGGVAYVYDEQGDFFNNCNIEMVLLERLETEADVAELRGLIERHVEYTSSAVGSRVLNDWEGSLAKFVKIIPKDYKKMLEHIRKAEDAGLTDDKALLAAFEESMKELARTGG, encoded by the coding sequence ATGAAAGAGAAAATTTTTGGATTACCGCCGAAACAAGGTCTATACGACCCGCGCTATGAAAAAGACGCATGCGGCATGGGATTTGTAGCAAACATCAAGGGAAGAAAATCGCATACTGTCATTCGTCAGGCGCTGACATTGCTCGAGAACATGGAGCATCGCGGCGGTCAAGGCAGCGAACCTAACACGGGGGATGGAGCAGGTATCCTGATTCAAATCCCGCATGATTTCTTCGCACGTGAATTGAAAAAGATTGAGATTGACCTTCCGCAAGAAGGAGAATATGCCGTCGGCCTGCTGTTTATGCCCCATGATGAAGCAATCCGCAGCTCGTTCGAGCGCGAACTGGAGAGCATCATCCGCGAAGAGGGCCAATCGCTGATCGGCTGGCGTACTGTTCCTACGAACGATTCGAAGCTTGGCCAATCCGCTTTGTCGGTGAAGCCGTTCGTTCGCCAAGTGTTTATCGCGAAGAACCCGGGCATTCAGGACGAATTGTCCTTTGAGCGCAAGCTGTATGTCATCCGCAAACGCGCTGAGATTGCAATCCGTTTCGGCGGTAAAGAAGGCGGAGAAATGTTCTATTTCACAAGCCTTTCGAGCAAGAAGATCGTCTACAAAGGGATGTTGACTACCGAGCAGGTACGCTCGTTCTACCAGGAGCTGAACGACGAAGCTGTCGTGTCGGCTATGGCGCTTGTTCACTCCCGTTTCAGTACGAACACTTTCCCGAGCTGGGAACGCGCGCATCCTTTCCATTATCTGATCCACAACGGCGAGATCAATACGCTGCGCGGCAACATCAACTGGATGCATGCCCGTCAGACATTGTTCGAAACCGAGCTGTTCGGCGAAGACATGGAGAAGGTAAAACCGGTCATCAGCCCGGATGGTTCCGATACCGCGATGTTCGATAACGCGCTTGAGTTCTTGCATTTGTCCGGCCGTTCCCTTCCGCATGTTGCGATGATGATGGTACCGGAGCCTTGGTCGAACCATGAGAGCATGGACGACAAGAAAAAAGCATTCTATGAATACCACTCAACCCTGATGGAGCCATGGGACGGACCTGCCGCAATGGCGATTACGAACGGTACGCAAATCTGCGCTTACCTGGACCGTAACGGCCTGCGCCCAGCCCGTTATTATGTAACGAAAGACGATCATATCATCCTCGGTTCCGAAGCCGGCACTGTCGAAATCGCTCCAGAAGAGATTGCGTACAAAGACCGTCTCCGCCCGGGCCGTATGCTCGTTGTAGATACGAAAGAAGGCCGCATTATTTCCGACGAGGAAGTAAAAGCGCAAATCGCGGCTGAACAGCCTTACCGCGAATGGCTCGACGAGCATCTCGTTGATCTCGAAGCATTGCCGGACGCGCCAGAGCTTCCTGAGCTGGATCACGCTACCGTGCAACAGCGTCAGCAGGCATTCGGCTATACGTTCGAAGACGTTCGCAAAGTGCTTGAGCCAATGGCGAGCAGCGGCCAGGAGCCGATCGCTTCCATGGGTTACGACGCGCCGCTTGCCGTATTGTCCGAGCGCCCTCAGCGCCTGTTCAACTACTTCAAGCAGCTGTTCGCGCAAGTTACGAACCCGCCGATCGACGCAATCCGCGAAGAGATCGTTACATCGGTAAGCACGACAATCGGACCTGAGCGCAACCTGCTGAAGCCTGAACCGGAAAGCGCGCGCCATATCAAGCTGGATACGCCAATCCTGTCGAACGAGGAATTCGCGAAGCTTCGCCACGTACGCCGTCCCGGCTTCAAGTCGATTACGCTTCCGATCTTCTTCCCGGCCGCCGAAGGCGAAGAAGGCCTGCGCGCAGCGCTGAAGCTGATGTGCGATGCAGCGGACCGCGTTATTGATAAAGGCCATAATATTCTTATTTTGTCCGACCGCGGTATTGACAAGGACAACGCTGCGATCCCGTCGCTGCTTGCCGTAGCGGCTTTGCACCATCACCTGATCCGTCAAGGTACAAGAACAAAGGTGGCGATTCTGCTTGAATCCGGCGATCCGCGCGAAGTGCATCATTTTGCCCTCCTGCTCGGTTACGGCGTTAATGCAGTTAACCCTTATCTCGCATTCGAGACGCTTGACGATATGATCCGCCAAGGCATGCTCAGCAACATCAAGCATGAGAAGGCTGTTAAGAACTTCATCAAAGCGGCAACAAAAGGCGTAGTAAAAGTTCTGTCCAAAATGGGTATTTCGACCATTCAATCGTACCGCGGCGCGCAGATCTTCGAAGCGCTTGGCCTGCAGGAAGAGCTGATTAACGAATACTTCACATGGACGCCATCGCGTATTGGCGGTATCGGTCTCGATATCATCGCCCAAGAAGCGCTGAAGCCTCATAACAAAGCTTACGCTGACCAAGAGGGCGGGGAGAAGGAACTCGACTCCGGCGGCGATTACCAATGGCGTAAAGACGGCGAAGACCATTTGTTCAGCCCGCAAACGATTCACACGCTGCAAATGGCATCCCGTAAGAACGACTATAAACTGTACAAGAAGTTCTCGAACATGGTTCAAGGCGAAGACAAGAAGCATATGATGCTCCGCTCGCTGCTCCGGTTCAAGGATGGACGTCAATCGGTACCTATTGAAGAGGTTGAACCGGTTGAATCGATCTTCAAACGTTTCAAAACAGGCGCAATGTCGTTTGGTTCCATCAGTAAAGAAGCGCATGAGAGCCTCGCAATCGCGATGAACCGTATTGGCGGCAAATCCAATACCGGCGAGGGCGGCGAAGATCCTGCGCGCTTTATCCCTGACGCAAACGGCGATTCCCGCCGCAGTGCGATCAAGCAGGTTGCATCGGGCCGTTTCGGCGTAACGAGCAACTACTTGGTTAACGCGGATGAGATTCAAATCAAGATGGCGCAAGGCGCGAAACCGGGTGAAGGCGGTCAGCTTCCAGGACGCAAGGTATATCCTTGGGTTGCGGAAGTTCGCGGTTCCACTCCGGGCGTAGGCTTGATCTCGCCGCCTCCGCATCATGATATTTATTCGATCGAGGACCTTGCCGAGCTGATTCACGACCTGAAGAACGCAAACCCTCGCGCCCGTATCAACGTGAAGCTCGTATCCGAGGTTGGCGTAGGCACAATTGCTGCAGGTGTTGCGAAAGCTCGTGCTGACGTTATCATGGTCAGCGGTTACGACGGCGGTACTGGCGCATCCCCGATGAACTCGATCCGCCATGCGGGTCTGCCATGGGAGCTTGGCCTTGCGGAGACGCATCAAACGCTGATGCTGAACAATCTGCGCGACCGCGTCGTTATCGAAACCGATGGTAAAATGATGAACGGCCGCGACGTTGCGATCGCAATTCTTCTCGGCGCTGAAGAATACGGCTTCTCTACCGCACCGCTCGTTGTACTGGGCTGCGTTATGATGCGCGTATGTCAGCTGGATACTTGCCCGGTTGGCGTTGCAACGCAAAACCCTGAGCTTCGCGCGAAGTTTATGGGCGATCCGAGCCATGTCGTGAACTACTTGCACTTCATTGCGCAGGAGCTCCGTGAAATTATGGCTGAGCTTGGTTTCCGTACCATTCAAGAAATGGTTGGCCGCGTCGATATTCTTGAATCGAAAAACCTGGTTGATCACTATAAAGCAAAAGGTATCGATCTTAGCCTTCTGCTGCATACGCCGGATGTACCGCAAGACGCAGCGCGTCATAACGTACAAGAGCAAAATCACGGCCTCGAGCTGTCGCTCGACATGCAGGAGCTCGTTCCGGGTGCGCAAGCAGCTCTGGAAAGCGGCGAACGCGTTCGCGGCACATTCCCGATCTGCAACACAAACCGCGTAGTTGGTACAATTCTGGGCAGCGAAGTAACCCGTCGTTACGGCGCGAAAGGCTTGCCTGAAGATACAATCTCGTACCATTTCGTTGGATCTGCCGGCCAAAGCTTTGGCGCATTTGTACCGAAGGGCATTACGCTCTCGCTCGAAGGCGACTCCAATGACTATGTAGGCAAAGGCCTCTCTGGCGGTAAAATTATCGTTGCTCCGTCTCCGAAAGCTACATTTGTAGCCGAAGAGAACGTTATTATCGGCAACACGGCGCTGTACGGTGCAACGGATGGCGAAGCTTACATTCGCGGTACCGCAGGCGAACGCTTCGCGGTTCGTAACTCCGGCGTGAAGGTTGTTGTTGAGGGCGTAGGCGATCATGGTTGTGAATACATGACTGGCGGCCGGGTTGTTGTGCTTGGCGGCACAGGCCGCAACTTCGCGGCAGGTATGTCCGGCGGTGTTGCTTACGTGTACGATGAGCAAGGTGATTTCTTCAACAATTGCAATATCGAGATGGTTCTCCTTGAGCGTCTGGAGACAGAAGCGGATGTTGCCGAGCTTCGCGGCCTGATTGAGCGCCATGTGGAGTACACAAGCTCTGCGGTTGGCTCGCGTGTCCTGAACGATTGGGAAGGATCGCTCGCGAAATTCGTGAAGATTATTCCGAAGGATTACAAGAAAATGCTGGAGCATATCCGCAAAGCGGAAGATGCAGGCTTGACGGACGACAAAGCACTTCTCGCTGCTTTCGAGGAAAGCATGAAAGAGCTGGCTCGTACCGGAGGATAA
- a CDS encoding acyltransferase codes for MATASPTLQKRDNIPQLLLVRAMAIIGVLSVHSTSFATVTMVDSNYFFLYNFFNIFMKIGTTTFIFLSSFVLFYNYYTRPLDKQLLGSFYKKRLLYIIIPYLVFSLFYFTVLHYLYYPDRSLSTEIHNFIDKVLTGKAYTHLYFVYINIQFYLMFPLFLWLMKKYPRTVKWAIPAGIAIQWAFFIINKHVLPAPGVPNRGSWSFSYFSYYLLGAALGIYYPKIKEWIIIARKHATNARVVTWFALWALWIAAGLAHVYLYYETRLHLKSFNTTLFDLVWNIHGVLTALVLLQISFILSKKLPKVLTKVISRLGALSFGVYLIHPFFLLLYREYPLHTGTAWLLHLWYLGGFVLALTASWIVVGFFARYVPFNWIAFGNLPKPKKRPSQPVMPERQLDA; via the coding sequence ATGGCTACGGCTTCACCAACCTTGCAGAAAAGGGACAATATCCCCCAGCTGCTACTCGTACGGGCAATGGCTATTATAGGCGTCCTGTCCGTCCATTCCACTTCGTTTGCCACCGTGACTATGGTGGATTCGAACTACTTTTTTCTTTATAATTTCTTCAATATTTTCATGAAGATTGGTACAACAACCTTTATATTCCTAAGCAGCTTTGTCCTCTTCTACAACTATTATACCCGGCCATTGGACAAGCAGCTGCTCGGAAGCTTCTATAAGAAACGGCTGTTGTACATTATTATTCCGTATTTGGTCTTCTCCTTGTTTTACTTTACGGTATTGCATTATCTTTATTATCCGGACCGCTCTCTATCAACAGAAATCCATAATTTTATCGATAAAGTACTTACCGGCAAGGCTTATACGCATTTATATTTCGTGTATATAAACATTCAGTTCTATCTGATGTTTCCGTTGTTCCTGTGGCTGATGAAAAAATATCCGCGCACGGTCAAATGGGCCATTCCCGCGGGGATTGCCATTCAATGGGCATTCTTTATTATTAATAAGCACGTGCTTCCTGCTCCCGGCGTTCCTAACCGCGGCAGCTGGTCGTTCTCTTATTTCTCGTATTATCTGCTTGGCGCTGCTCTAGGGATTTATTATCCGAAAATCAAAGAATGGATTATTATTGCAAGGAAGCATGCAACAAACGCACGAGTCGTTACATGGTTTGCCCTTTGGGCGCTGTGGATCGCGGCAGGCTTGGCCCATGTGTATTTGTATTATGAGACCAGACTTCACCTGAAATCGTTCAACACCACATTGTTCGATCTGGTGTGGAATATTCATGGGGTGCTGACCGCACTGGTTTTATTGCAAATTTCGTTTATATTGTCCAAGAAGCTGCCGAAGGTCTTAACCAAAGTTATCTCAAGACTTGGCGCTTTATCGTTTGGCGTGTACCTGATTCATCCATTCTTCCTGCTTCTCTACCGAGAATACCCGCTTCATACGGGTACGGCATGGCTGCTTCATCTTTGGTATCTCGGCGGCTTCGTGCTTGCCCTGACCGCATCCTGGATCGTCGTTGGTTTCTTCGCCCGTTATGTGCCATTTAACTGGATCGCTTTCGGCAATCTGCCAAAGCCAAAAAAACGGCCTTCTCAGCCGGTTATGCCGGAAAGACAGCTTGACGCGTAA
- a CDS encoding UDP-N-acetylglucosamine--LPS N-acetylglucosamine transferase, whose translation MRKKRVLLLSEGFGSGHTQAAHALAAGLRQLNPDIQTRVMELGNFLNPVLGPLIISAYRKTVSKQPKMVGLMYRSNYKKSLNRFMQLALHRMFYTHTSQVIAQLKPDLVICTHPVPNAVVSRLKRLGLNIKLCTVITDYDAHGSWVNQEVNKFLVSSSLVKDKLINHSVPESRIAVTGIPVHPLFWKSYDKVQIREQFGLKELPTVLIMGGGWGLMYEDSLLEYMTEWRERVQFIFCVGNNDKVKEKMLANPRFRHNNVRIIGFTKEVSKLMDVADVLVTKPGGMTCTEGMSKGIPMLFYEPIPGQEEQNCEYFIKNGFGEMLETTETVDKWMAVIQQPETSARYRQTLINKRNEEYNPLTCPKAVLQLLQ comes from the coding sequence ATGCGTAAGAAAAGAGTGCTCCTGCTCTCCGAAGGATTCGGATCAGGGCACACGCAAGCCGCGCATGCTTTGGCAGCAGGCCTGCGCCAGCTCAACCCGGATATACAGACCCGCGTGATGGAGCTGGGCAATTTTCTTAATCCCGTGCTAGGACCTTTAATTATTTCCGCCTATCGCAAAACGGTCAGCAAGCAGCCCAAGATGGTTGGCCTGATGTACCGCAGCAATTATAAAAAATCGCTAAACCGATTTATGCAGCTTGCGCTTCACCGTATGTTTTATACACATACTTCGCAAGTCATCGCCCAATTGAAGCCGGATCTCGTTATTTGTACTCATCCTGTTCCGAATGCGGTTGTCAGCCGCCTGAAGCGGCTTGGGCTGAACATAAAGCTATGTACCGTCATTACCGATTACGATGCGCACGGTTCATGGGTGAACCAGGAAGTGAACAAGTTCCTTGTCTCCTCTTCCCTGGTGAAGGACAAGCTCATTAACCACAGCGTGCCGGAGAGCCGGATTGCGGTAACCGGCATCCCCGTTCATCCTCTTTTCTGGAAATCCTACGATAAGGTCCAGATCAGGGAACAGTTTGGACTTAAGGAGCTTCCTACCGTCCTTATTATGGGCGGCGGCTGGGGTCTTATGTATGAAGACAGCCTGCTGGAATATATGACGGAGTGGCGCGAACGCGTTCAATTTATTTTTTGCGTAGGCAATAATGACAAGGTGAAAGAAAAAATGCTTGCGAATCCGAGATTCCGGCATAATAACGTCCGGATTATCGGATTTACCAAAGAAGTCAGCAAGCTGATGGATGTGGCGGATGTTCTTGTAACCAAGCCAGGCGGGATGACCTGCACGGAAGGGATGAGCAAAGGCATTCCGATGCTGTTCTACGAGCCGATTCCCGGGCAGGAAGAACAAAACTGCGAATATTTCATCAAAAACGGCTTTGGCGAAATGCTGGAGACGACCGAAACGGTTGATAAATGGATGGCTGTCATTCAGCAGCCCGAGACATCAGCCCGATACCGCCAGACCCTGATCAATAAAAGAAACGAAGAATATAATCCCCTTACTTGTCCTAAAGCCGTCTTGCAGCTGTTGCAATGA
- a CDS encoding kinase-associated lipoprotein B: MQENRDFIVPGALVKADVRSGQYIGEIVEVNGPRAVFKVLAVSKHPEQGDLHHPYNPDVAMFHERRALSYTEKTNVLLRDVKPFEGEVPDYNASLQEAVAAQIAALDRLMRWSARGLEILKELRKEYK, translated from the coding sequence ATGCAAGAAAATCGTGATTTTATCGTTCCGGGAGCGCTGGTTAAAGCGGATGTCAGGTCCGGGCAATATATTGGCGAGATTGTTGAAGTAAACGGGCCGCGTGCGGTCTTTAAGGTACTGGCTGTATCGAAGCATCCCGAGCAGGGAGACCTGCATCATCCTTATAATCCGGACGTCGCGATGTTTCATGAGCGCAGAGCATTGAGCTATACGGAAAAAACGAATGTGCTGCTTCGTGACGTGAAGCCGTTTGAAGGGGAAGTGCCGGACTACAATGCCTCGCTGCAGGAGGCGGTTGCAGCCCAGATCGCCGCGCTGGACCGTCTAATGAGATGGTCCGCGCGCGGGCTGGAAATATTGAAGGAATTACGGAAGGAATATAAGTAA
- a CDS encoding NAD-dependent malic enzyme — MKERSMDGKTIILRLEIDTQQAYFGKAVSAIEAAGGDIVAIDVIQTDKQISIRDLTVKITEAGAAERLQTALQSVPGIRLRHVSDRTFLLHLGGKITIQPKTPIQNRDDLSRVYTPDVARVCQAIEADPKKAFTLTIKRNTVAVVSDGSAVLGLGNIGPYAAMPVMEGKAMLFKQFADVDAFPICLDTQDTEQIIASIKHLAPAFGGINLEDISAPRCFEIERRLRDELDIPVFHDDQHGTAVVLYAGLLNALKLTKRKIEDTRFVICGIGAAGTACTKMLLAGGAKHIVGVDREGILTADKNYSHPMWQWYAENTNEARISGGLKEALANADVFIGVSAGGILTREHIQSMAPEPIVFAMANPEPEIRPELAEDIVAVMATGRSDYPNQINNVLCFPGIFRGALDSRAVTINEQMKLAAAEAIASVINEEELSRIYIIPSVFNTRVVEEVRKRVIQAAQDSGAARRRPRE, encoded by the coding sequence ATGAAGGAACGGAGCATGGACGGAAAAACAATCATTCTGCGTCTCGAGATCGATACCCAGCAGGCGTATTTCGGCAAAGCTGTCTCCGCCATTGAAGCGGCAGGCGGCGATATTGTAGCCATTGACGTCATTCAAACCGATAAGCAGATCAGCATACGGGACTTGACGGTGAAGATTACGGAAGCCGGCGCAGCCGAGCGGCTGCAAACCGCACTTCAGAGCGTGCCGGGCATTCGCCTCCGGCATGTGTCCGACCGCACTTTTCTATTGCATCTTGGCGGAAAAATAACGATTCAGCCCAAGACCCCCATCCAAAACCGGGATGACTTGTCCCGCGTGTATACACCGGATGTCGCGAGGGTTTGCCAAGCCATTGAAGCCGACCCGAAGAAGGCCTTTACCCTCACCATCAAACGCAATACGGTTGCCGTCGTCTCCGACGGGAGCGCAGTGCTTGGCCTTGGCAATATCGGCCCTTATGCGGCAATGCCCGTTATGGAAGGCAAAGCGATGCTGTTCAAGCAGTTTGCTGACGTGGACGCCTTCCCGATCTGCCTCGATACTCAGGACACCGAGCAGATTATTGCGTCGATCAAGCATCTTGCCCCCGCCTTCGGCGGCATTAACCTGGAGGATATATCGGCGCCGCGCTGCTTCGAGATTGAACGCAGGCTTCGCGACGAGCTCGATATTCCGGTCTTCCATGATGATCAGCACGGGACGGCCGTAGTCCTGTACGCAGGGCTTCTGAACGCCCTTAAGCTGACGAAACGCAAAATCGAAGATACACGGTTTGTTATTTGCGGAATTGGAGCTGCCGGAACGGCTTGCACAAAAATGCTGCTGGCCGGCGGCGCCAAGCATATTGTAGGGGTTGACCGCGAAGGGATTCTGACGGCAGACAAAAACTACAGCCATCCGATGTGGCAATGGTACGCGGAGAATACCAATGAGGCGAGAATCAGCGGAGGGCTAAAAGAAGCGCTCGCTAATGCCGATGTATTTATTGGGGTATCCGCCGGCGGCATTTTGACCCGGGAGCATATACAATCAATGGCTCCCGAGCCTATTGTGTTCGCCATGGCAAATCCCGAGCCTGAGATTCGGCCGGAGCTGGCCGAAGATATCGTAGCTGTCATGGCCACGGGAAGAAGCGACTATCCGAACCAGATTAACAACGTCCTCTGCTTTCCCGGCATTTTCCGGGGGGCGCTGGACAGCCGTGCGGTCACGATCAATGAGCAGATGAAGCTTGCCGCAGCCGAAGCGATCGCCTCCGTTATAAACGAGGAAGAGCTGAGCAGAATCTATATTATTCCAAGCGTTTTTAATACGAGAGTAGTTGAAGAGGTCCGCAAAAGAGTGATTCAAGCTGCGCAGGACAGCGGAGCAGCCCGCAGAAGACCAAGGGAATAA
- a CDS encoding stalk domain-containing protein, whose product MYSKSRKIQSVVVMLAFMVLAASAWGGSPARAESGVPEPYRIVALGDSLTAGYEHGYTEKSVPYGYVEQVYEQSLFQGLRAEYVNYGILGLKAEGLNRLLQAVSGGRTVKADDIQKELQDPRKETLAAQTAQMAKSIRSASLIVLTIGGNDLLPVMTKLDTGATAEEITTYIQTILDQYEKDLEASIRTIAALNPKAQMVMSDQYLPVPAPLQFGSTTIELYPEAKRKLLLDGVTKLRGKLDLVSTRLAGDGIKLQVADVSSLFVGHELEYTSIAQGDIHPNHQGYAAMGRAFATAIWGDYRTVRPRQANVQMSVVVAGKELPASAAPPVLRSNRSFVAMRDITDALGAKLSWNNASQSAAVSYNNHTVILTIGSAYATIDGKKVKLTTPPAFLLKSGKESKTYLPLAALSEALGLQVTYRSTLQTAFINK is encoded by the coding sequence TTGTATAGCAAATCAAGGAAAATCCAATCTGTTGTTGTCATGTTAGCTTTCATGGTCTTGGCCGCATCGGCCTGGGGAGGGTCGCCGGCTAGGGCTGAATCGGGGGTGCCGGAGCCTTATCGGATCGTTGCTCTCGGCGATTCCTTAACTGCGGGTTACGAGCATGGTTATACCGAAAAATCCGTTCCTTACGGTTATGTCGAGCAGGTGTACGAGCAGTCGCTGTTCCAGGGTCTCCGCGCGGAATACGTCAATTACGGAATTCTTGGACTTAAGGCCGAAGGCTTGAACCGCCTGCTCCAGGCTGTTTCGGGCGGCCGTACCGTGAAGGCGGACGATATCCAGAAAGAGCTGCAGGATCCCCGTAAGGAAACTCTTGCCGCTCAAACCGCCCAAATGGCTAAATCCATACGTTCCGCCAGCCTGATCGTTCTAACGATCGGAGGAAACGACCTGCTTCCGGTGATGACCAAGCTGGATACCGGCGCAACCGCCGAAGAAATTACCACCTACATCCAAACGATATTGGATCAATACGAAAAGGATCTCGAAGCTTCAATCCGAACGATTGCCGCCCTGAACCCCAAAGCGCAAATGGTCATGTCGGATCAATATTTGCCGGTTCCCGCGCCTTTGCAATTCGGCTCCACGACAATCGAGCTGTATCCCGAAGCCAAGCGCAAGCTTCTGCTTGACGGAGTAACGAAGCTCCGCGGCAAGCTTGATCTGGTAAGCACCCGTCTTGCAGGCGACGGCATCAAGCTGCAGGTTGCGGATGTCAGCAGCTTGTTTGTCGGCCATGAGCTGGAGTACACCTCCATCGCGCAAGGCGACATTCATCCGAACCATCAAGGCTACGCGGCAATGGGGCGCGCTTTCGCAACCGCGATCTGGGGCGATTACCGGACCGTCCGTCCACGCCAAGCCAACGTTCAAATGTCCGTTGTTGTGGCCGGCAAGGAGCTTCCCGCCTCGGCAGCCCCGCCTGTTCTTCGAAGCAACCGAAGCTTTGTTGCCATGAGGGATATCACCGATGCTTTAGGCGCGAAGCTCAGCTGGAATAACGCATCCCAAAGCGCAGCGGTTTCTTATAACAATCATACCGTTATCCTGACTATCGGTTCTGCTTATGCGACGATCGACGGCAAGAAGGTTAAGCTGACAACTCCTCCTGCATTCCTGCTCAAATCAGGAAAGGAATCAAAAACTTACCTTCCGCTCGCCGCTTTGTCCGAAGCTCTTGGCCTCCAGGTCACATACCGCAGCACCCTGCAAACCGCCTTTATAAACAAATAA
- a CDS encoding polysaccharide deacetylase family protein, with amino-acid sequence MKVIAALLVIAIAITWPVSRYQLEASANKPAHYKNKVIVLMYHHIDVKESGATISPSRFGTHMKILNDNGYNVISVEQFEDFMQHKAKVPDNAVVITFDDGYESFDQYAVPILKKYNFPATHFIIGSSTDHQNVHTKHLTWDTMRKLKGEGFSFYSHTYNQHDYAPLDKKGKKKGPMLSNPIYLPDKGRVETKKEYMARVEADAQLMEKRLKEELNNTRQILAFPYGAFSPTAKQLEKNAGVTLFFTVHPGINRPGSDEAFRLNAGTPALSGNKFLEMLKKYG; translated from the coding sequence ATGAAAGTGATTGCCGCACTCCTCGTCATCGCCATTGCGATCACTTGGCCGGTGTCCAGATACCAGCTTGAGGCTTCCGCCAACAAACCAGCGCATTACAAGAACAAGGTTATCGTCCTTATGTATCATCATATCGATGTGAAAGAAAGCGGAGCAACGATTTCACCCAGCCGGTTCGGCACGCATATGAAGATTCTGAACGATAACGGCTACAACGTAATCAGCGTTGAGCAGTTCGAGGATTTCATGCAGCACAAAGCGAAAGTACCGGATAACGCCGTTGTTATTACCTTTGACGATGGGTACGAGAGCTTTGACCAATATGCGGTTCCCATTTTGAAAAAGTATAATTTTCCGGCTACGCACTTCATCATTGGCTCTAGCACCGACCATCAGAATGTACACACGAAGCATCTGACTTGGGATACGATGCGCAAGCTAAAAGGAGAAGGCTTCAGCTTCTATAGCCATACGTATAACCAGCATGACTATGCTCCGCTTGATAAAAAGGGCAAGAAAAAGGGCCCTATGCTGAGCAATCCGATTTACCTTCCGGACAAAGGCCGCGTAGAAACGAAGAAAGAATACATGGCTCGCGTTGAAGCAGATGCCCAGCTGATGGAAAAAAGGCTGAAGGAAGAGCTGAATAATACGCGTCAGATACTCGCATTCCCTTATGGCGCTTTTAGCCCAACGGCTAAACAGCTTGAGAAGAATGCAGGTGTCACCTTATTCTTCACCGTGCATCCCGGCATTAATAGACCGGGGTCAGACGAAGCATTCCGCCTGAACGCCGGAACACCGGCACTCTCGGGCAACAAATTCCTCGAGATGCTGAAGAAATACGGATAA